Proteins from a single region of Budorcas taxicolor isolate Tak-1 chromosome 11, Takin1.1, whole genome shotgun sequence:
- the CD207 gene encoding C-type lectin domain family 4 member K, with protein MKAADSEVADAHFRVDKQNVSLWPPDPPPKTCPSRVLGRLLTVRAVVVFLTLVTVTSVLLQAILYPWFMGTISDVKTNAQLLKGRVDNISSLSSEIKRNRGALVAVGFQVQMVNASLDRISSQIRRLETGLKEASVQLQVLTSSWEAVDELNAQIPGLKQDLDKASALNAKVRELQSGLESISKLLQQQNDILQVVSQGWKYFRGHFYYFSQISKTWYSAQQMCISRDSHLTSVTSEREQEFLYRTAGGLPYWIGLTKAGSEGDWHWVDGTPFNKVQSEKFWIPGEPNNYGNNEHCVNLKISSLRSWNDASCDNTFPFICKRSYKPSEP; from the exons ATGAAGGCTGCCGACAGCGAGGTCGCCGACGCGCACTTCAGGGTGGACAAGCAGAACGTCTCCCTCTGGCCCCCAG ACCCTCCTCCCAAGACGTGTCCGTCCCGGGTTCTGGGGAGACTCCTCACGGTCCGCGCTGTGGTCGTCTTCCTGACGCTGGTCACGGTCACCTCTGTCCTGCTGCAGGCCATTCTCT ATCCCTGGTTTATGGGCACAATATCAGATGTCAAGACCAACGCCCAGTTGCTAAAAGGTCGTGTGGACAACATCAGCTCCCTGAGTTCTGAGATCAAGAGGAACAGAGGTGCCCTGGTGGCAGTGGGCTTTCAGGTCCAGATGGTGAATGCCAGCTTGGACCGCATAAGCTCTCAGATCCGGAGGTTGGAAACAGGCTTGAAGGAAGCCAGTGTGCAGCTGCAGGTGCTAACAAGTAGTTGGGAAGCAGTCGATGAGTTAAATGCCCAAATTCCAGGGCTAAAACAAGATTTGGATAAAGCCAGTGCTTTAAATGCAAAGGTCCGGGAACTCCAGAGCGGTTTGGAGAGTATCAGCAAATTGCTTCAACAGCAAA ATGACATTCTCCAGGTGGTTTCTCAAGGCTGGAAGTACTTCAGGGGGCACTTCTATTACTTTTCTCAAATCTCGAAGACCTGGTACAGTGCCCAGCAGATGTGTATATCGAGGGACTCCCACCTGACCTCAGTGACCTCAGAGCGTGAACAG GAGTTCCTCTACAGGACAGCAGGCGGACTTCCCTACTGGATCGGCCTGACCAAAGCAGGAAGTGAGGGGGACTGGCACTGGGTGGATGGCACTCCGTTCAACAAGGTCCAGAGTGAGAA GTTCTGGATTCCAGGCGAGCCCAACAACTATGGGAACAATGAACACTGCGTCAACCTAAAGATATCCTCACTGCGGTCATGGAATGATGCCTCCTGTGACAATACATTTCCTTTTATCTGTAAGCGATCCTATAAACCATCAGAACCATGA